From Primulina huaijiensis isolate GDHJ02 chromosome 15, ASM1229523v2, whole genome shotgun sequence, one genomic window encodes:
- the LOC140959015 gene encoding small ribosomal subunit protein uS13z/uS13y/uS13x-like → MSLVSNEEFQHILRVQNTNVDGKQKIMFALTSIKGIGRRFANIVCKKADVDMNKRAGELSAAEIDNLMVIVANPRQFKIPDWFLNRKKDY, encoded by the exons ATG TCGCTCGTGTCGAATGAGGAGTTCCAGCACATTCTGCGTGTGCAGAACACAAATGTGGATGGGAAGCAGAAGATCATGTTCGCTTTGACCTCCATCAAGGGTATCGGTCGCCGTTTCGCCAATATTGTCTGCAAGAAGGCCGATGTTGACATGAACAAAAG GGCCGGTGAACTTTCTGCTGCTGAGATCGATAACTTGATGGTTATTGTGGCTAATccccgccaattcaagatcccAGACTGGTTTTTAAACAGGAAGAAGGATTAC
- the LOC140959013 gene encoding serine/threonine-protein kinase Nek2-like codes for MDNYDILEQIGKGSFGSALLVRHKQEKKKYVLKKIRLARQTDRTRRSAHQEMELISKVQHPYIVEYKDSWVERGCFVCIVIGYCEGGDMAEAIKKANGVHFSEEKLCKWLVQLLMALDYLHTNHILHRDVKCSNIFLTKEQDIRLGDFGLAKVLTSDDLASSVVGTPSYMCPELLADIPYGSKSDIWSLGCCVYEMAARVPAFKAFDIQGLINKINKCIVSPLPTMYSGPFRGLVKSMLRKNPELRPSAADLLGRPHVRPYVLNVHLKASNPRRQTYPFHVPDANNVKKTRFREHEVLKSEQRLSFGNNRALNPSISGNELNSPCSSRRTQNSLSHSNTKFSEVSVGNVGEDKGITKPVSTRFSNATKTSRVNTARASANPRRQTSPLKISNPGSTRELLPVSHTPARKSSQISRRASLPFSARVIPPVSPYKHSVGFLHAVESPDVSVNAPRLDKMVDFPLASSEDPLLPIHRISSLSAQCSSTSPPYSADCSIMKDKCTVQLLDRALIRPRNARRTLDVPHNESECSENNPTSGGRSSGSSSDFRQRRFDTSSYQQRAEALEGLLEFSAQLLQQERIDELQVLLKPFGPEKVSPRETAIWLTKSFKEKNAV; via the exons ATGGACAACTATGATATATTGGAGCAGATTGGCAAAGGATCTTTTGGTTCTGCACTACTTGTCAGGCATAAACAAGAGAAAAAGAA GTATGTGTTGAAGAAAATTCGACTTGCTCGACAGACTGATAGAACCCGCAGATCTGCCCACCAGGAG ATGGAGCTTATTTCTAAAGTGCAGCATCCATATATTGTGGAATACAAGGATTCCTGGGTGGAAAGG GGTTGCTTTGTTTGCATTGTAATTGGCTACTGTGAAGGAGGGGATAT GGCCGAGGCCATTAAAAAGGCAAATGGAGTTCATTTTTCGGAGGAG AAGCTTTGCAAGTGGTTGGTCCAACTATTGATGGCGCTTGATTACTTGCATACCAACCATATACTTCACCGTGATGTCAAG tgttcaaatatatttttgacaaaAGAGCAGGACATCCGCTTAG GGGATTTTGGGCTTGCAAAAGTATTGACATCTGATGATCTTGCTTCCTCC GTAGTGGGTACACCGAGCTACATGTGCCCAGAGCTTCTTGCGGATATACCTTATGGTTCCAAGTCAGACATTTGGTCTTTGG GATGTTGTGTGTATGAAATGGCTGCTCGAGTACCAGCATTTAAAGCCTTT GATATACAAGGTCtaatcaacaaaataaataaatgtatagTGTCTCCACTCCCGACAATGTATTCCGGTCCATT TCGAGGACTCGTCAAGAGTATGCTAAGGAAAAATCCGGAGCTCAGACCAAGT GCTGCAGATTTACTCGGGCGTCCTCATGTTCGTCCCTATGTCCTAAATGTTCATTTGAAGGCAAGCAACCCCAGACGTCAAACTTATCCGTTTCATGTACCTGATGCAAATAATGTCAAGaaaacaagattccgagaacaTGAAGTTCTTAAATCAGAACAACGGCTTTCATTTGGCAACAATAGGGCCTTGAATCCTAGTATATCTGGAAATGAACTAAATTCTCCATGTTCTTCTCGAAGAACTCAAAATTCCTTGAGTCATTCGAATACTAAATTTTCGGAGGTATCTGTTGGAAATGTTGGCGAAGACAAAGGGATTACAAAACCAGTGAGCACGAGGTTCTCCAATGCTACAAAAACATCTAGAGTGAATACAGCAAGAGCATCTGCCAATCCTAGAAGACAGACCAGTCCATTAAAGATATCAAATCCTGGTTCAACTCGTGAACTG CTTCCAGTCTCGCATACTCCAGCTAGAAAATCATCCCAAATATCACGAAGAGCCTCTCTTCCCTTCTCTGCAAGAGTTATCCCACCTGTATCCCCTTATAAACATAGTGTTGGTTTTCTCCATGCCGTGGAATCCCCGGACGTCTCTGTCAATGCTCCACGTCTCGATAAAATGGTCGACTTCCCTTTGGCTTCATCTGAAGATCCTCTATTACCCATTCACAGAATATCATCACTATCTGCTCAATGCTCTTCAACCTCTCCTCCATACAGTGCTGACTGTTCAATCATGAAAGACAAGTGTACAGTTCAGTTACTCGACAGAGCCCTCATCCGGCCACGCAATGCTAGACGCACTCTTGATGTTCCACATAATGAAAGTGAATGCTCAGAAAATAATCCCACGAGTGGAGGAAGGTCTAGTGGCTCGTCTTCCGATTTTCGCCAACGTAGGTTTGATACCTCATCATATCAGCAACGTGCCGAGGCCTTGGAGGGGCTACTTGAGTTCAGCGCCCAACTTTTGCAGCAAGAACGCATTGACGAGCTTCAAGTGCTGTTGAAACCATTCGGACCTGAGAAGGTTTCTCCTCGAGAAACCGCAATTTGGCTTACCAAGAGCTTCAAGGAGAAGAATGCAGTTTAA
- the LOC140960444 gene encoding cytosolic sulfotransferase 8-like yields the protein MKNLQKPIRNEFFSTKVDDYDDNNNAEVEELLLQGLEKKSLLGWSLYKYKGHWCSLDLLRPIIRCEKYFKARDTDVILATLPKSGTTWLKALTFSIINRSQYPLDENPLLTSNPHALIPFLERNIYRENEKPDLDHIPEPRIFSTHVHYKLLPTSIMESKCRVIHICRNPLDQFISLWHFKNLISTSGSISLDEFLEAYCEGTHDYGPFWEHVLGYWNAYLKNPEKVLFLKYEDLKKDVNFNVKMIAEFIGYPFSLEEEKMGLIDKIIKLCSFEKLKNLKVNQVGSLDSSLKNSYFFRNGEIGDWVNYLTPAMVERIEKVVREEFRGSGLMF from the coding sequence ATGAAGAACTTACAAAAGCCAATACGAAATGAGTTTTTTTCAACTAAAgttgatgattatgatgataacAATAATGCCGAAGTCGAAGAACTGCTCCTGCAAGGGCTTGAAAAGAAGAGTTTGCTTGGATGGTCTCTGTACAAATACAAGGGTCACTGGTGTAGCTTGGATTTACTTCGGCCAATTATACGCTGTGAAAAATACTTCAAAGCTCGCGATACTGACGTAATATTGGCAACCCTTCCCAAATCCGGAACCACTTGGCTGAAAGCATTAACGTTCAGCATCATTAATCGCTCGCAGTATCCCCTTGATGAAAATCCTTTACTCACATCCAATCCTCACGCTTTAATCCCTTTTCTGGAACGAAACATCTATAGAGAAAATGAAAAGCCCGACCTGGATCACATTCCCGAGCCAAGAATCTTTTCGACTCATGTGCACTACAAATTGCTTCCAACTTCCATCATGGAATCTAAGTGTCGTGTCATACATATATGTAGAAACCCCTTGGATCAATTCATTTCGCTTTGGCATTTCAAGAATCTGATTTCTACCAGTGGATCCATTTCTTTGGATGAGTTCTTGGAAGCGTATTGTGAAGGGACGCATGATTATGGACCCTTTTGGGAACATGTTTTGGGATACTGGAATGCCTATCTGAAGAATCCCGAAAAAGTGTTGTTTTTGAAATACGAAGATCTGAAGAAAGATGTAAATTTTAATGTGAAAATGATAGCTGAATTTATTGGATATCCTTTCTCGTTGGAGGAGGAAAAGATGGGAttgatagataaaataattaagctATGTAGCTTTGAAAAGCTtaaaaatttgaaggtaaacCAGGTTGGTAGCTTGGATTCTTCGTTGAAAAATAGTTACTTTTTCAGGAACGGGGAGATTGGAGATTGGGTCAATTACTTGACTCCTGCTATGGTTGAACGAATTGAAAAGGTTGTGCGAGAGGAGTTTAGAGGATCTGGATTGATGTTCTAG